CGTACAAAAACCGATTCGGAAGCTGGAACAACGCGATAGAGCAAGCGATGCTTCCAACGAACGATATTTCCGAGAAGGATCTGCGACAGGAACTCGAACGGGTCGCCGACGACCTCGGCCACCCACCGACCGCCGAGGAAATGAACCAGCACGGCGAGTACGCGGCCGTCACCTACCACCGCCGATTCGGGTCGTGGCTCGACGCACTCAACGAATGTGACTTCGACACAACCCAGACCCAGATTACAGACACAGAGCTACTCACGGAGATTGAACGCGTAGCGACAGAACTTGAGAAATCGCCATCTGAAACCGACTTTGAAGAACATGGCCGCTTCCATCCACAAACGTACACCAAACGATTTGGGTCGTGGAATCAAGCGCGAGAACTGGCCGGTGTGGCGGTCCCAACACAGAAAATCTCCGAACAGGAACTACTGGCCGACCTCGTTCGAATTGCCGAGAGTCTCGGGCACGAACCTGTACAAGCCGAGATAGATGAGCATAGCCAATTCGGGATTGCGACGTATCATCGTCACTTCAATTCGCTCGATGAAGCCCGACGCCGCGCGCTCGACTAACCTCTTCTTTTCACGCGAGAGCGTGTCTAAAGACGCCCCGGTCGATCACACTCCTTGAGATTGGCTTCCTGCTGTTCGAGTTCGGTTTCGAGATCGTCGATGCGGTCGTTCTTCCACTCAAGCAGCGTCTCCAGTTCTTCAACACGGTCGGTCAACAACCGATTCTTCTCGGACAGATACGCACGACTACGTCCAGCATCTTCGCCCTCGGAGTCAGCAGCCGACACGTCTTTCCTCGTGGACTCCGCCAGGACATTCTCCCTTACGTCGGGGTCATAGAACTCTGAGGTCCGACGTACTGCTCGTTCGACGGTCTTCTCGCCGTACGTAGACCCATCGGCGTAGTGGACCTCATCCCACTTCCCACGAAGTAGTCCTGATTGGCGGAACAACCGATCAATCTGCGTCTGATCGCCACCCGTCCAGAACGCCAGCAGACAACACAACGCCATGTCGGCCTCCGACTGACTCTCATACCCCACCGTGTTTCCAAGGTAGAGACGCTCGAACTTCTCCCCATTCGACGCCTCTCGAGCCTTCGCTACTAGCTCCTCGTCGTCGAGGCCTACGTCACTACCGCCCTTGGATGGACCACCACTCCCAGACTGCTCGCTCGGACCGCCACGCTCCCCGGACGTAGACGGATTCGCACCAACGGTGTCCTGAACGTACTCACGATGGATCGCCGCGAGCGCGTCCTGCCGCCGGGCAACACGCGTCGGTGTCCCCGCGACATGGTCACCCGTCACCGTGAAGAACCGAGCGTGCTCGTACAACTCAACACTCCCGCGACGATTCCCACCGTCTGGCAGCTCCCCCTCAACGAGTACATGGAACCCAGTCCCGGACGGCGACACCTCCGTGTAGGAGTCCAATCGCTCGATGATATCCGCCGCCACACCATCGACATCACCCGTTTCCGGGTTCCGGAAGTCATCTAGGTCAACCCCCACGAAGGGATCGTCTTCGGTGAACACGAAGCCCACACCATCCGCACCCCCGGTTTCAGCATAGTCGAGCGCGGCCTCGAACGTAGTCCATGTCTCCCGGTCCGTCGACGACGCAAACTCACCGCTTCCTGGTGTCACTGGAATCTTCGTTGCCTTCCCATTACGCTGCTCGGAACGCCAACACACCCACTGCTCACAATCCCGAAGACAACTCGGAACCACATCTCGTTCACCCTCTAGTATCGACCCCATCACAGACACCTCCACCACTCGAACCCCCGACCCACAACACCAGGAACACAGACCTGCCTCACTCCTCGAGAACCAAGCCATCGACCCAACCCCCGTCCACCCCATCCCACTGCGGATGCTCCCCTATCTATACTAGTTGGTTTCTGCGGGCGATTCTGCATGGACAGCACACCCGTCATGCGATTTTCAGTGGACACGGCCGACCGACAGTTGCGCTGTATGACCAGGCTCTGTGGACGGCCAGAGTACGACCGAGGTAGTGGGCGGAGAACCCCTGAGACTGGGCGTATATCGGGAACAGGTCGACGGAACTCGTGGGAGGCGTCGCTATCTCTCAAACTCTGCATCATTCTGGTTCGCCTCCTTGGTCGAGAAGTTCGTATCCTGTTTCCGTGAGGGCGAGATCGGTGTAGAATTGGACACGAGTGCCGTCCACTCTGCGCCGTTTGGTATCGAACTCGATTACGTCCCCTAATTTCCGGGTGAACCAGCTTTTGGTCGTTCCATCGATACCCTGTTGGTCCGCCCACTTCGTGTACGCTCGGTACACTTCGTCCTTCGGGACGCGGGTGTCCTCGGTCTGCGTGATGTACATCGCAGCGAACGCCTCGATACCGTTAGCAGTCACATCACCCTCCAACAAGGCGTCCGCCTCGGCAGATGCCGGGATATCCTCTACTCCAGCGTCAGACTCGATACCCCATGACTCATTCTCCCGGCGGGGTTCGTCAGTCGAGTCACCCGTAGTCGGCCAGAGAGTGCCGTCCTGAACGCATGTAGCGAGCGGGTAGGTGAGTCCGTGCTGAAAGAGGAGTGGAGCGTCGTCGCTGGGGAGAATCAGGATAAGGTACTGGTCGCGCGAGAGTGGTGGGTCCGGAAGTTCAACGTCGGGGACGAACGGTCGTTTGACTGGAACCCACGCTGCTTCGAAGTCGTCTTTCGAGTCGTAGACTGTGGTCTCCCCTGGTTCATGCACCGTGTACTGGCCGGTTTCACGGTCATGGCTGTAATAGGCTGGAACGCGGTCCTTCGACAGACTCTCGTGGTCGGGGATGCGGGCGAACTCCGTCTTACCGTCCGAGAGGACTCGCTCATCCTCGTCGCGGGTCCAGACTGTCCGGTTCGAGTCAGCAGTTCGTGGTCGAATGGCTGTCACGCCGCCGCGAGTCGTCGCGCCACCGCTGAAGGTCACGACCTCGTCGCAGTTGTAGAACTGCTCGGTTCCATCGGCGAGTTCTCGCCACGGTGGCGAACACATATTCTCGATTCGGTCAGCCCACTCTGTCGTCGTCTCGCCGGGGCGAACGACGAAGATGGGAATCCTGCCGTCCTCGTGGGCGCGGGCGAGATTTCGGAGGACTTTCGCCGGACGCTCTGGCGTCGTTGACTCAGCTTCGATAGTGAACGCAGTATCGTACTCGGGATGCGTAGCGGTGGCGTCGGGTTGCGTGCTTCCGTCCTGCTCAACGATTTGAACGCTAAATCCTTGCTCAGTGAGTACTCGTTCGGTGTCACTCAGGAGTGCATCGTGTTCTGAGCCTCCGGCCGACCGCACGTCGCCTGTATCGGGTTGGACGATGTCTTCGCCGTCCTCGGAAAGTCGCGTTACGACGGCGTCGTTCTGAAGGTCGATATCGACCTCAATGAGCCGTGATGTGTCGCGTACATCGGGGAACTCCAGCGGGTCAGTTTCGATGTCGAGGTGGTCGTGGTCGGTCTGGTCGAGGCGAACCAATAGTTCCTCGTCAACCGTGGGGGCGTCCACCCAGCCATTGGTCTCGCGCACACCCTCTCGGAGTTGGACGGCACGAATCGCTTCCGCCATCGTCTCGGCCAGCAACTTCTCCGGGTTCGCCGCGTCGTTTGAATCGCTGTACAGGAGGTTCTGGAGGATTTCACCGTCGGTGAGTCGGTCGGCTCCATACCGGTGGAGACTCTCTTCGATGACGCCCTCGACAGCGTTAGCTGATCGGAGCGGTGGGTATGGTGGGAACGACTGGATGCGGACTGGCTCGGAGTACTGACCTCCATCGAGTGGGAGTTTCGTCCACGCTTGATACTGGTCGGTCGAGATGAGGTCATCGGCCGTATACCCACGGAATCGCTTCATTAGGAGATGGGCGTCGTCCACGTCGTTCACCGAGAACGCGAGGAGGTTGTCGCAGTTGTTCAGCATTGCCTTGCGTGTCTCCTCGTCGAATTGCGAGGGAAACTGGGACGCAAGCGTCACCGAGAGCCGCATCGATCGGGCGCGGGCGAGCATTGATTTGATGCTGAGGTTGTCGCTTGCGATGTCGTCGAACTCGTCACACAATACGAAGTACGGGTCCGGCTTGGTGTCCTGTTCGTAGGACCGCTGCTGGATGGCGCTCCAGAGGTTCCGCATCACGCCGAGCGCGACCATCGTCTTGATGTCCGTGTTTTCCACGGGCGTGGACACGATGACGATCCGGTCGTTCTCGATGATATCCCGGAAGTCGATGGTGCTCTCGCGGTGGGCGATGATGCGTCGGATGACTGCGTTCTCGACCCACGACTTGATTCGTTTCAGGAGTGGCCGTACCGTCTCGTCGTCCATGCGGGCGATTTCGAGACAGAACTCCCGCACATAGGGGTCTTCTACGTCACGGGCGAATTCCTCGCGACGCTTGGCGTTCAGCAGCGTGAAGTACATATCGATCACCGAGAACGGCTTCTCGGACTGCAGCATCGCCCGGCCCATCGACTCGGTGATCGACTCCATGTTCACGCCCCAGTACTCGTCCGTGTCGAGGATTGCTTTCAGGTTCTCGATGCGGTTCTCGATCTCGTTCTCTCGCTCAGTTGTGGTGGCACAGTCGGGGAGTTTGAGGAAGTTCAGCCCAATCGTCTTGCCGTGGTCGGCCGCACCGGGTTCGATCCAGACCACGTCGTCAAGGCGGTGGGCGGGGAGTTTCCGCAAGAGTTCACGGGAGTCACGGGCTTTCGGGTCGATGTAGACGAAGCCATACCCGGCGTACGCCCACTGCACCATCATGTTCAGTAGCTCCGTGGTTTTGCCGTAGCCCGTCACGCCCGTAATCCAGTTATGCCGGAACAGGGAGTCGAACCGAAGTGGTGCTTCGCGGAACCCGCGACGAGCGTTCTGGTCGTAGCCAACCCAGAGCGGGCCACCCGGATTGTCGACCCCAGACTCGAACATCTCGCGGACGTATTCTCCTGCCACGGTGCCTTCATTCGCTGTTTCAGTTTTGATGGCTTTGCCACCGACTGCGACGGTGTCGAGAGCGGTGATGTCGTACGTCTCGTCAAGCCGCGAGCAGGGTACGGCGTCTGATTCGGGAACAGACGCCTCCTCGTCATTGGTCTCAGTACGGGCTGTTGTCTCTCCCGGTGGTGTAGCCGGGTCAGATTGAGACGACGGATCGGAGTCGGCATCATCTTGTCCGAAGAATCGATCAAGCACCGTCTTTCCCTCCGAGTCCGGTTCTGTCCTGTCGATTCTCGCTATCACGACTCGGTCTTGAGCCGTCAGTCGCTCGAACGTCAGTTGACAGTCTGTCGTGGTTGGTGCGGCTAGTTTGGGCGTTTTTGCTGAAATGGCTACGGTCAGCCTGAAACGATGATACAGAGTACGACTGGCTGTCGGCAGGGACGCCGACGCCAGCGGCCAGTCGCGACCAGTCGATATCAGAGTTCTCGATATCCTCGTTCGGGAAGTGGACGAGTCCGGCGAGTTCGTTCACCGTCAGGACGTTTGCTCGCCCCCAGAGCGTGCGTTTGAGCCAGCTTCTGGGCGTGAGCGTTCGCATTCCTGCGGCCTCAAGAACAGCGGGAAGGTGAGACGAACTCGCGTATCTTGGTTCGAAGCCTTGGCTCGTATGGTCGTGGTCGAAGACACGGACGGCGTCGGTAATGCGCTGCAGTCGGTGTGCTGCCGTTGGTCCATCAGGAGCAATCGAGAGAACGCGGATGGTAGTGGCGAACGCTGGGTGGCCCAGTTGGGCGGCGATATCGTCGGCAGCCTGTGTGTCGCGTTTCGACTGCACGACTTGCGGGTCAAGATACCCCTCGACGGTTCCTTGGCGGCGCGAGTGGGCGAGACGGGTGACGTCGCCGTGTCCGGATCGTCCGAGGAGTCCGCGTCGAGTCCATGTCTGGGTGACGGGCATGAACACGATTTGGAGGATGGTCGTTTCCTCATCAGCGCCGACGAGGCGTGACAGGAGCGTCCGATACGGGTCGTCGTCAAGTGGGGGCCGTGAGTCGAGGTGTTTTATCGGAAATGCGGTGTCCTGCTTGAGCTGGAGGTGACCGCCGGCAACGTGCTGGCCGGGGATGATATCCGGAAACCCGCTGTCATCGACTGTTTGCGTCTCGCTGTTCGGATAGTGGGCGTTAACGAGCGCGATTGCGTCCTGCTGGTCTGGTGCGCGAAGGTAGAATTGGAGTTGCCCATCTTCGAACCAGATTTCGGCGGCGTACACGGGCGCGCCACGACGACGGAATGTCCGGGCGGGCGTGGTGTGGAGTCCACGGAGAAAGCGAGGACCAGCTTGAATGCCGTCCGTATCGAGGAATGGGCGAACCTGTATGAGTGGCTCGTCGGCTGCGGCTTCACGTGTCTGGGCGACTAGCTCGGATGTTAGTTCGATGCTGTGTGGTGAGGTCGTAGTCGTTGAGGTGGTGAATCCCATGATGTTGGGGTGGAGTCGTGTGGTTGGTCGGTGTGTTACTTGCGGTGCTGGTCGTCTGTGAGTGCTGAGCGAAGCCACTGGGGAAACACGTCGAGGATGGCGTCACGGACGTTGGAGTCGTATGGCAGTCGTCGCGCGGTGAACGTGAGCGCGACGATGGCGGGAATCGCGGCGAGAATTCCAGTCGTGGTCGGTGCGAAGACGCCGGGGAACGGAACGCCGAAGGTGAGTGCGAGTAGGCCGGGGAGGATGCCGACTCGACCGGCAATCATCCACGGACCACGAGAGGGCTTCCAGATGCCGATAGCGAGGTCGTGACGGATGGCGAGGTCGATGTACCACGCGACACCGACGGCACCTATCGTCCAGATAGTACCGGCGAGCAGTTGTGTAAGCGGTGTTGTAGGGCCGACTCCCGTTGTGGTGCCCAAGAGACTGAGTGCGCCGATGCCAGCGGTCACACCAGCGGCGGTGAGTGGGACCCACGGATGGTGCGTTCGGGTGCGATACCCGCGTGGGTCGAAGTGCACGCGCTCAACGGCATGGGCCGTGTACGCGACACCGACGAATCCACCGACGAGCCATGGCCGTGCGACGAACTCAACACCAATTGTGCCCGCCGTCATGACGGTCGTGTAGGCCCAGTGACTGCCGTTGTTGGCATCCGCTGTGAGACTTCCGACAATGCCAGCCACGATGACGATGGCTGCGACGAGGGCGACAGCGCCGACGATGCTTGCGGCGACGCGGCGCGCGAACAGTGATGTTGCAGTCGGGTCGGACACCCAGTACGCGAGATACTCCAACCGAGTGGGTTCGTGCTCGCGTTCTTGGACCCGTTTGGCACAGACGTCAGCCCGCCATGCAGCGGTCGGCCGATTCACACATGATTCGCACAGCAGGACTTGGTTCTCGACGGTGTACACGTTCTCGACGAGTTCACGGAGAACGAACGGATCGCCCTCAGCTAAATCGCCAGCGGCAGGGAGGTAGACAGTCTCCTGGCATGCCTCACAGGTCGCGCTCTCCCGTCCGAGCACTTCCGCAATCACCGCTGGCAGGTCGTATTCGCGGGTGAGCGGTGACCATACGACGGCCGTCCGTCGTGTTTCCTCGATTGGAGTGTAGTCCTCGGGGTCCATGGCGGTGTTCGTCGAAGGAACGGTCTTGGCTCTCGTCTGGTTGGGGTCGTCGCTCGGTTTCGTGCTGGTGGAGATGACGCTAGTCACTGGACTGCCCCCTCTCCTCTGCCGGTGAAGTGTCTCGATCCGGTTGCGAATCTCGTGAGTCGTCGGCTTCGATGAGTGCTTCCTCTTCAGGGAGCGCAGTGACGCGAAGCGGGTAGGTGCCGTCTTCGTCGATGTCGAGGAGCGCGGTACTGAATCCAAGTCCCTCTTTCCCGACGACGGCGTCGCGGACGAATGCGGCCTGTGCGTCGGTGAGTCCGAGCGCGTCGGCGTGCGCTTGCGTGAGGTTGCCCTGGCGATGCAGGAGTTTAATCGAGGACTGGTTGATGAACGTCTCCGCGCCGTCGGTATCGTAGAAGTCCGCGAGTTCCTGCGTGACGAAATGCAGGGAGAGATCGAGATGACGCGAGTGGCGGGTCGTCCGCTTTAACCACTCGACGCTCCCTGGTGACTCGACGAGGTAGTGGCCCTCGTCAATCGCGACGATAGTGTTACCGGTTGCGCCCTTGAGGCGTTCGTAGACCGCATCGTACAGTGGCTGCATCACGAGGCCTGCGAGCGCGCCATCTGAACTGCCGCCAAACTGCTGTAAGTCGAGGTAGATGACGCGACTGTCCGTGAGATCAACTTCGGTCTGGCCGTTCAGGAACGCGAACTGGCCGCCAGTCGTGAACGGTTCGAAGTTCAGGCGGAGGTCTTCGGCGTGGTGTTGCCACGTGTCGAGTTCGCCCGACGAGTAGTCCTCGCCATTGAGGACCGTTCGCGGGTCGGTGGCGATGTCGCCGAGAACGACACGCACGTCCTCGATGATTGGACTGTCATGGTGATGGGTCGTGGGGTCGTCTGTAATGCCGTTTCGGGCGTAGGCTTCCCGGACGCATCGTTCGAGGACTTGCCGTCGGTCGCCGAGTGGCGCGCCGATGTACGCGAAGAACGATTCGAAGAACGCCATTACGGCGCTAGTTCGCTCGGTGAATGGGCTGCCGGATTCGTTCTCAAGGAGGTGGGCGGGCGTTGGCCGTATTTCGAGGGGGTTGACCGTCCGTGTGCCGCCGATGACGTAGTGTTCGGCGTCAAGACTCTCGGCGAGGCTGGCGAACCCACCGACAGGGTCGATCATGACGAGTCCAGTGTCGCGGTCTTTCGCCATTCGCCGAAGCAGAAGCCGCTTCGTGTCGTATGATTTCCCGGACCCAATCTCACCAGCGACCAAGACGTTGTAGCCGTTTTCACGGGCAAATCGGTCGAGATAGATTGGCGCGCCGGTCGTGGCGTGATACCCGTAGAGGACGCCGCTCTCCTCAATTGTCGTGCTCGCGGCGAACGGGAATAGCGCGCCTACTGCCTGCCCGAGCATCGGCGTCGTTTGTTTGAGTTCGTCTTTCGCGACCGGACTCCCTGTGACGAGCGCGTCGTCCTGCCGGTAGGCTGCTGTCTTCGTCGTCAATCGCTGGCGTTCGAGTTCCCCACGAATGCTCGTGGCCACGCTTTCGACTTGCTCCTCGGACGTGCCACGGATGGTCAGATAGACGCCGACGTTGAGGACGCGCTGGGCGTTCTCCTGCAGTTGTGCGTACACCGACTCGTGGTCACGGATCCGACGCTCTGTGACTGTCGTCTTTGCCGACCCCTGCTCTTGAGCCTCGATGTGGTCGACTTTGAGTGACTTAATCGCGCTCTCGAATTGAAGAAGTGACGACCGAGGGTCCTCTGGGTCAGCGTAGATTGTCACGTCCACGTCGGCACTTGGATGCGTGCAGACGCGGTCGAGCAGTCCCGGTGACGCAGACTCCGGAAATCCGGTGACGAACAGCGTCTTCACCCATCGATCCCCTGTCCGTGTGGTCCTTGATTCGAGACGTACGCCCGATGGGGCCACTTGAGTCGCATACGTTGCCCTGCGAGTCCCCTCCCGGCCATTGCCAGAAGACGAGTCATCGGTATCTTCGTCGGTGTCAGTAGGGGTGTGAGTAGCTGTCTCGGCGGTACGTCCGGGGATGAAGTCGGTGAGTCGGGAGAGGATGTTCATTGTCGGGGTTCCTCTGTGTCAGCGGGAGTCGTGGGGTTAGTCGGCGAACGGGGCGTTCCGGGGTCAGGGTCAGGTTCGGAAGTGTGGTCACTCAGGACGACGGGTGTGGTTCGGAGATGTGGGCCAGCGTCGGGGTACGCGGTTCGCTGCCCGGACCAGTATTCTTCGACGAGCGTGACGAGGTCGGCCGCTGGCACTGTTTGGACGCCGATATCCTCGACACTCCGCAATTGGTCTGAAAGATGGGAGCGTCGCTCATCGAGAAGCGCGCGCTGTCGTGCTTCGATGGCTTCCCGGCGGTCGTCCCGCAGGAGTACATCGGCGAACAGCGATGCGAGTGGGTCACCGACGAGTGGAATGGTCGCGAGGCGACTAACCCACGTATGCTCCTCAAGACTGACCGACTCGATTCCAACCGGGACGAGAACGTGGTATTGGCGAACACTCGTCCCACGCTCGCGGAATTCCTGTGGCCGACGCCGACGGTATACGTCGACGATTTCTGCGAGTGCCGGTGTTGACCTGACGTCAGGGTCGGTTCGTCGGTCGTCGTACGCGGCGGTCAGTTGCGCGGGGTTGACGCGACGCGCCGACGAATGAATCTGGACGGGATAGTCGAGTGTGTTCAAGACGGCTCCGAGTCCGCGTGCCGACCGCTCCCACTGGTCGCGGTCAGCGAGCGCGAGATTCGCTGGCTCGATGCGGACTGCACCGACGAGCGTCTCGTCCCGACGCCGAATCGCGTCGGCTTCCGGTTCGACTGTCTGAATCTGCGTTAGCTTCCGCGCGTCTGGCGGTGGGTCGGTGGCTGAATCGGTGGTTTCGTTGGTGAGTGTCATGGTGGTCTCGCGTCGATGATACGTGATGAACGACCGGAGGAGGCCAAGCGGCGTCCGGTGGTCCGGACAGATGTGGACGTATGCACCAGCAACGCCGAGGACGAGTACTGCGAGCGCGACGCCGACGAAGAAGCGGCCCGTCGCGATGACGACTACTTCGAGCGTCACCATCGCGGCGAGGAGTGCTGGGACGAGAAAGAGGAGGTCCGAATTGGAAATCTCTGCAAA
The sequence above is a segment of the Halorussus halophilus genome. Coding sequences within it:
- a CDS encoding VirB4 family type IV secretion system protein gives rise to the protein MKTLFVTGFPESASPGLLDRVCTHPSADVDVTIYADPEDPRSSLLQFESAIKSLKVDHIEAQEQGSAKTTVTERRIRDHESVYAQLQENAQRVLNVGVYLTIRGTSEEQVESVATSIRGELERQRLTTKTAAYRQDDALVTGSPVAKDELKQTTPMLGQAVGALFPFAASTTIEESGVLYGYHATTGAPIYLDRFARENGYNVLVAGEIGSGKSYDTKRLLLRRMAKDRDTGLVMIDPVGGFASLAESLDAEHYVIGGTRTVNPLEIRPTPAHLLENESGSPFTERTSAVMAFFESFFAYIGAPLGDRRQVLERCVREAYARNGITDDPTTHHHDSPIIEDVRVVLGDIATDPRTVLNGEDYSSGELDTWQHHAEDLRLNFEPFTTGGQFAFLNGQTEVDLTDSRVIYLDLQQFGGSSDGALAGLVMQPLYDAVYERLKGATGNTIVAIDEGHYLVESPGSVEWLKRTTRHSRHLDLSLHFVTQELADFYDTDGAETFINQSSIKLLHRQGNLTQAHADALGLTDAQAAFVRDAVVGKEGLGFSTALLDIDEDGTYPLRVTALPEEEALIEADDSRDSQPDRDTSPAEERGQSSD
- a CDS encoding type IV secretory system conjugative DNA transfer family protein is translated as MFESGVDNPGGPLWVGYDQNARRGFREAPLRFDSLFRHNWITGVTGYGKTTELLNMMVQWAYAGYGFVYIDPKARDSRELLRKLPAHRLDDVVWIEPGAADHGKTIGLNFLKLPDCATTTERENEIENRIENLKAILDTDEYWGVNMESITESMGRAMLQSEKPFSVIDMYFTLLNAKRREEFARDVEDPYVREFCLEIARMDDETVRPLLKRIKSWVENAVIRRIIAHRESTIDFRDIIENDRIVIVSTPVENTDIKTMVALGVMRNLWSAIQQRSYEQDTKPDPYFVLCDEFDDIASDNLSIKSMLARARSMRLSVTLASQFPSQFDEETRKAMLNNCDNLLAFSVNDVDDAHLLMKRFRGYTADDLISTDQYQAWTKLPLDGGQYSEPVRIQSFPPYPPLRSANAVEGVIEESLHRYGADRLTDGEILQNLLYSDSNDAANPEKLLAETMAEAIRAVQLREGVRETNGWVDAPTVDEELLVRLDQTDHDHLDIETDPLEFPDVRDTSRLIEVDIDLQNDAVVTRLSEDGEDIVQPDTGDVRSAGGSEHDALLSDTERVLTEQGFSVQIVEQDGSTQPDATATHPEYDTAFTIEAESTTPERPAKVLRNLARAHEDGRIPIFVVRPGETTTEWADRIENMCSPPWRELADGTEQFYNCDEVVTFSGGATTRGGVTAIRPRTADSNRTVWTRDEDERVLSDGKTEFARIPDHESLSKDRVPAYYSHDRETGQYTVHEPGETTVYDSKDDFEAAWVPVKRPFVPDVELPDPPLSRDQYLILILPSDDAPLLFQHGLTYPLATCVQDGTLWPTTGDSTDEPRRENESWGIESDAGVEDIPASAEADALLEGDVTANGIEAFAAMYITQTEDTRVPKDEVYRAYTKWADQQGIDGTTKSWFTRKLGDVIEFDTKRRRVDGTRVQFYTDLALTETGYELLDQGGEPE
- a CDS encoding homing endonuclease associated repeat-containing protein; protein product: MSHPTSADEATLRTSLQSLAAQLGKTPTVVEMHEQGDHDPHDYLDVFGGWDHALQEAGLDPDEAKVKITDRELLVELQRLEQQLGHTPTQEDVAEQSDHSHQTYKNRFGSWNNAIEQAMLPTNDISEKDLRQELERVADDLGHPPTAEEMNQHGEYAAVTYHRRFGSWLDALNECDFDTTQTQITDTELLTEIERVATELEKSPSETDFEEHGRFHPQTYTKRFGSWNQARELAGVAVPTQKISEQELLADLVRIAESLGHEPVQAEIDEHSQFGIATYHRHFNSLDEARRRALD